The Drosophila yakuba strain Tai18E2 chromosome X, Prin_Dyak_Tai18E2_2.1, whole genome shotgun sequence DNA segment CGATAAAGGAATCACTCCATCTTCGTACACCATCTTCGCCTCGCGCTCGAAGCCGCCTGCGAGAATGTGACCTTCGCACTCCCGAAAGAAGATGCGTCCATCGAAATCTCTGACGAAGGGCGTGTCCGGACTGAGTCCCTCGATGGGTTTCGTGTGCAGATAGTGATGCTCCACTGCCTTGAGTGGCACTTTTACCACCGGCTTGGACAAGGTGCCCACCTCGCGTGCCCAGAAGCCCGTGCAGTTCACAAAGTACTCGCACTCCACATCGCCAGCTGTTGTCTCCACACTCCGCACCTTGCCGTGCTCGCTGTGTATCCTCTTGATGGCACAATGCTCTACTATGCGGACTCCCAATCGCTGCGCCTCGGTCATGTAGGCCTGGCAAACTAGCTGCGGATCACAGACCCCGTCTTCAGGTATCCAAAGGCCACCTTCAATGCCGTCCAAGGAGAGCAGTTCACAGTGCTGGGCGCACTGCTCTGGCGAAAGGATTTCGCAATGCATGCCCCAGGCCAAAGCCTGCGATTTCATGCGATTGAAGGCGGTCATGCGGTCCCAGCTTCGGGCCAGATTCAGACTGCCCACCGGTCGCCATCCGGTGGGCAATCCGTTCTCCGCCAGTCGCTTAATCAGATCAATGGAGTACTCGGCCAGCTTGAGTTCAGTGTAGCTGGGTTCGAAGCGACCCGCCAATCCGCAGGCGGTCCAGGGCAGCTCGCCACCGACGCGATCCTGCTCCACGAGCAGCGTTTCACCACCCCACCCACTCAGCCCTAGGTGATAGGCCACCGAGGCGCCGGTGATGCCGCCGCCACAGATGACCACCCGCGATTTGACGGGCAGCTGACCGGCCAGTTCCTCGCTGAGATCCGCCGCCTGTTGCGGCTGGAACTTCCGCTTCCGCAGCACCCGCTCATCTGCCTGATCCGTCTGGCCACTAGCCAGACGCACTGCGTCCGAAAGGCCAGGTGAACTCCTTCGTCTGGGAAGTCCAGAAACTGCATTTCGCGAACACTGCAGCAGTTTCCACATCTTGTTCACCAGCGCAAACgataagtatgtatatatcacAACCACATGGGACCAAACCGATTCCGCCTGCAGGTCACCGGATGCACTGGAGGGCACTATCTATATACGCTGTATTGTGCTTTGGATTAGTAAATTGGCTTTCAGCACAATAACAACACAGAGAGTGACCAGATGAGTCTGCGGTCAGAGGTGGGTCAAGACTTCGATGACTATCGGAAGGCGTTCAGCGGAGACTCGAACCATTGGCGCGAAACTTGAATGGCATGAGATTgggtaaatataaatatcataATTTCAAGCGCAGTGGCCGTCTAGCATCAGGAACTCAAATAATCTGCCTTGCTTAGAATTTTAagagcaaaaagtttgtttacaAAAACTATTTACCCCTAAAATTCTAATCTAGTCAGCATTATTTCGCATCGTGGAATTACTTCCAATATAAATAAAGGTGAACATAAACACGATCTGCATGAACCGTaatcattcattcatttttagtattaatatattaatattaatataattaatataaagtGATAAAGTAATAAAGAGATTCATAgtatcaaaataaacaaatttatgaagttacaaaatatatagtcCCTTTTAGTCCCTGAAAAAATACCTAATAGATTGTTTTTGTACATCAATCATTGGCTATTTTTTCTGGAACCAAATGGTTTTCGTACtgcaatcaaaatgaaatttatttagcaAAATTCCAAGtgatattttagtttttaaataagtgAAATTAGATCTATGCTAAATACAAGTGATTATTGATATCAAAATGTCCCGGGGAAGTTACCTGGTGTATTGTTTTTAATCAACCAATCACTGGATAGCTTTCCTAGAACAAAATGACAGTGCCTTTACATAAAcagtaaatatataatttccGTCCACAACAAATACAAGTGATTTTTAGGGACAAAATAAACCAATATATCAAGTTcagaaatataaaatcatGCTAGATCTTGGAAAAATATCTAATAGATGGTTTTTATACATCAATCAATTGATATTTTTCCTTGAACTAAATGGGTTTAGTGCTGCAGCAAAAATGGTGACTTAAAAATATGCCAAAtgattcaaataaattaaaaaaatttacatgTCAGTCTAGTCTCAGGAGATATAACTCTAAGATTTTGTTATTACATAAATCTTAGGTTATGTTTTCTGAAACAAGGTGGTTTGGCGTCAGCaaaataaagtttataaatatttattaaatagtGATGTTTCACATCCAAACACAGACGGAAATGATTTGACCATTCATGTACTTGGAAGTATTCCTAATAGATTGTTTTTTATACACCAGTCTTTAGGACTGCTTCCAAGAATAAGATTGCATAACTGCATAATCCtgcaaaaaaaattcaaatatatattatattatgaTTAGTGATTTTCCAACTTTAAAAGACAAAAATAggcatatttcatttaaagaTTTATTTCCAATAACCACCAAAACACCCAGTAAGTTCTTAGTtaaatcttttgttttttacaatCTTTGACGCAACCCAAAGAATTTTCGAAttgagttttatttaatgTCCATTAACTAGTAAGTTTTAGGTTCTCAGCTTGTTCCGTAAAATCAACAAACACACTCAGACTAGAATCATAGCAATAGAGAATCCgtttctgtatctgtatatatatgatGCATAGTGTGTTATAACATTTAGGTTCATTTGGTTTCTTGCGAAAGTTCGCAATATCTTAAAACTTAGTAGGATCCTAAGCTAAACTATTTTACATGGGCCGAATTATCGCTTTCAAACATAAAGCACATCCCTCGGTAACGCGGTGATATCAGgctaaaactaaaatataaaGTGCTGGCCACAAATAATGgcttattattaaaataatagttagtgttttgaaaatcaaacttaaaaGGAAGAAATCAATGGAAAATCTCTAGAATCGCTTTGGAATAGAATTTATTGCAATGAAAGTTATTCGATATCAGAGCAATcgtaataataatcataataaagaTAATAATGGTAATCATAATagtttaatatatatagttcATAGTATATAATCATAAGTTCATACGcagcatttttaatataaGTTAATTTCATCGACCTTCTTGTCTTGCGACCGCTTTAAACTATTCATATAACATTATATTCTTGTAATCATATTTATACAGAAGTCGCATTTGTTCTGTTTGCTCGCAGAAACATAATCAATTAATACGTAGATAGTAGATACATCCGCGAGTTATGTTTCTCGCTCGCTACCGCTATTCATAAACATATTCTGGGGTTTTCCTCTCACAGAAGTACAAACTACAACAATGTGGACTCAAGTATATGGGCTACACCATCGTGTATATCCTGTAACATTTTGCTCTAGCGTTTCATTAAAGACTACAACTTATTAAgattacataaaaaaaaatttaaaaaaaaaacacaaaaaattgacTCATTTCACTAAGTGTAGAGAATCCATGCGATTGGCGGGGTAAAGTTTTCTAAATTGACCTCGAATGATCCAGTTTGGTTTTATATGGcaacaaatttgtttgttttcgttatACGCTTCCTTTGGTTTTGGGGCAAAGTCCATTTGCCTTTGAAAATAACCTATATTTAAAAGTGCTCTTGAGAGGCCAATTATGGATGAAATTTGTAGTAAATGTAATACCTTGAAACATTGTTAAGCAACGTCATCGAAACAACTTGGAAGAAGGATTCCTTCAAGTCCTTGAAGGAATTACCGCAAAAGTTTTTACCCGCGCCAATATTTTCAGAACATTGATgatgtgtttttttgtttttgcattgtGGGTTACAGGTGTGCCAAATTGAGGGCTTTTCGACTAAGAGGCTAGGCCTCTATCTAATGTATACATTATACgagcgaataaataaattagttgcGATCTCAAGTAAACAATGTTCATTTcactttttcgtttttggtttagTTAACATTGGGATTGGCACATTATATTACATACAAAGCTTTGCATTCGTTTTCCTCCATCCAACCTTCAACTCGTGCCCTTGGGGgaaaaaaatgataataagACAATGTAGGCAAGGGCGAAAGTATTGGAGATAAAAGTAGTTGGGCTCTTTCTCGCGAACGTGTAATAAAATGTAACCGCTTATCACATTCATAAAACTTGATCAATTCTCTAAATACATAGTCGTAGGCTAAATATTGTACATCATTTAGTACAGTTACCTTGTATGAGTTAACTAAATGTTTTCGATTCGTTAATAGCACAGTGTAAACGCTTCTCCATCTTCGATCTTTAGGGCACATATTCAAGTttaaaatcaatcaatcaaaatttGTGGGAAATTACATTCTTTCTTTGCATCCTTGCGTTAGTttcattcatttaattttctacATTTTCGGTTTCTTATCTTGTTAAATTTTTCGTTTGGTTGGTTTTGCAACAACTACAATACATGCAAACAGCAAATTTTGAGCGCAACATAAACGCTTTTGACAATTCAAACAGAATCTATCTTAAGTGTTATTTTTGTCTCTTACTTTGGTATAATATTCACTagatctacatatgtatgctttcttgtttttcttgttttgttctgtgtgtatataatgtatatatttttggctatttttttCTGGTAGTACAAATCGCAATATCTTTATCTCGTTCTGGTTTCTATTTGCAAATAAGATCGAAACCAATACAGAGCGGATACAAATGTACATTTTATGTAAGTAAACCATTTCGTTTTTGGTATATTCAGCacagaaataattaatttttttgtgtgttgtatGTGTGAGCGTGTTGTATATTTAACTGCCGGTAGGGGTGTTTCCTTGTTTGAATTACACATTTAATACTTTGGTTTTATaacatatactatataaacAGGTTGCATCGACTCGAGAAAGGGGCTTTCgggttttgtaaatttaaagattttccTCCGAAGgctttgcaaaataaatgctcTTCATAAAAACCCTCCAGCTCCTACTATATTTTTCCCGAATGGCATATAGATTTCTGTCTGGTTGTTTGGGTGTCCGGTTATTTGTGGGCGCCTTGGATTGCTTAACTGGTTAATTGATGGTTTCGGCTTACTGGATAGGTTAGTTAATTGGCTAAGCTATTAGGTGGAGAATCGGAAACTCATGTAAGTTGTTCACTTGAAACGTACGATTATATGGGGCAGGGTGTTAGGTTGGTgttatgtatacatatatgattgTGTACAGTGCGTTCACCGCTCAAAGAAACGCACCGTGTGTGGTCTAAACTAATCGGTGTACCGTTTTTATTGTGTTGTTAGCACAAAATACCTTACAAGATTTTTGgtattattcatttttcataggttgttttttttcttgtttttcaaaataaattacaatgGATTCGAGAGGAGTAAGTCCCCATAAATTGCACACATTTACTGTGTGGCCTTCTCATTGACTCGTTTTTCCTTAACCATTTATCTTCATCAGAaccttaaataaatataaagcaCAAAGTGTTGACTTTCCAGTTTTTGAAGTCTAGGTTTTACGAATATAAGCTTATGCTTCCggcataaaattatacataaatatttttaagtaaaGTTAATTCTTTAAAATGTGGGCGAGTGTGTGTTTTCGAGTGATGAGTGTGTAAATGTAGTATATAAAGAaaagtatatatgtgtgtTAGCATCTTCAGCTAAATCAGcattctttttttggtttttctcaACTTTTTTTTAGTGTGTTTTTAACCTTTTTGGTATCGCGGTGCTCTTTCCCTTCTTGACCATTGACCTGGGAATCTTAGGCATAAAATTCCGTCTTTCCTTGCGTCTTATAGGCCTCCTCCTCGATTTTGTACATGTCCATAAGCTTGTTTTTGAAGCGGCAGTTGGATTTTGGTTGACAGACGGCAGCGTGTGAGACagcaaatacaaaatatatcgcaaaagtaaacaaattgtGTGATTTTTGGTGGTTTAAATCGACAGAGAGACAATGGGCGTGTTGGAAAGAGACAAAGAAAGGTAGatatagagagagagagagagagagagagagagagagagagagagagagaaagaaagagcaagagaaaatatagaatatctttttagtttttctcaATTACTTTGGCATTTGCGATTTGGGCGACACAGCAAACGATAAAAGACTAGGCGTTAAAGGGGCGTGACGGGTTGAGTTTACAGACAGGCTAAGAGTGAAAGTGACAGAGAGAGATATATAGAGAGAGAGGCAGAGAGAGATCCATAAGGTAGTTCGGCAGTAGAGCCGCTAGGATTTATGGGATTCAAGCCAAGAGTAATATAACACTTACAATTATTGGTGGGAAAAGGGACAGTCTGAAGACAGAAAATTTAGGGAAACAGTGATTTTGACACGAGCACACAAAAATGAtgaaaaagcaaagaaaagcaaaaataattaaaaacgtaaactttttcaaatgaaaaatatttggacGTCATATaactaaaaacaaagtttCAAAGCAAGGCAAAATAAGGAATcacatttaacaaaaatgaGCTCTTTATAGCATCGCGAAACCGTGCTGGAAATCAGTGGGACAAGTCGAAAACAATTGTAAAGTAGAACACACGATGAATCAACAAAATGAACGTGTaccaataaatatataatacatatatagaaaACAGTAGATAATTACATCTTAGCAGTTAGTGTGAAAGATTAGCAGCTACTGACTGATCGATTACTTTTCAGGTTAGTACGGATGGGTTCGGTTAGATTGGGTTTTCGTTCGTGATCGGTTATTGTTTATCGTTTTTCGGAAGATGCATCCTCAGTCGAtaatctctctctctcacacTCTCTCGATCGAAAATTAAGGGGCTACAGCAACTACAATCGTATCTGGGATGCATATCTTCACTTTAGTATCAGTTTCGGGTTTTCTGTATCGTTTTTGATTCATATTTTGTTGTAAGGTTATAGATTATATCGTTTATCGTTTAGGTTTTATCGCTTTCTAGCTGTACAGGTGTGGTTGTCTAAAGTACAGTCTCAATACTGGTTATAGTGTCGGTCTGCGGCCGAGTTTCGTTCAGTACCTTTTGCACGTCGGTACTGAATTCCTCGACCTGCTTCGAATGCGCCAACTTTAGTTTCTCCATCGCACGGCCCTGCTTAACGCCGATTTGCTGCAAACGAAGGAATATACATGAGTTAAAATCAGTTGAGATACTATGGATAGAACATAACTCACCTTCTTCTCCTCCATGAAGCGCTTTACATTGTTCTGACGCTTCTCGCGCAGCCGACGATCCTTCTCGTTCTTGGTCTTCAAGGTCTTGTCGTTCTGGACCTCCTTGGCGGTATCCGCCGACATCTTCGCTTGCTTGGCATTCAGATCCTTGATATCCCTGCAAACAAAGTAAAATAAGTACTTGTTTGGAATGTGTAGTCATTGTGTGGTAGTAATCTCACCTGGCATGACGATCCTCCAGCTGCTTGATCTGCGCCGCCTGAACAGTGAGCATCAGCGCCTTCATTGCATCCTGCGAATCTTGGACATGCTGGCGCAGCATGTCCCATTCCTCCTTGCGGTGCCTGGCGATCATGTCGGTCCACTGTTTCGTCTGATCATTGATCGAGTTCTTGATGTTGGCATCGTTGCGAATGTCGTCTTTGCTCTTGCCCTTGATTAACTTATCGATGGCCGCATTCTGGGTCTTTTGCACCGAGGTGCGCTCTTTGGCGTGCTTTTTGCGCAGGGTGTCGAGCTCCTTGATCTGCTTTTTGCCCACCTTTTGGAAGCCCTTTTCCTGGCGCAGAGACTCCAACGTGACGGGCTCAAAGACAAGTGGTGGCTCCTTCTTTTCCTCCTCTTTGGCCTTGCCAGCATCTCGGGCGGCACCGCCGCTCTGCTCCTCAATGCCGAGGGCCTTCATCTGTTCATTTTGCTGCTTAGCGGCACCGGCGAATCCTCGCGGATCCGACAACATGGCCATGAAGTCCTCAAAGCCGTCAGGTACGTAGATCTTTAGCTCAATATTCACGAACAACATGGGCAACGACATGGGGAAGTTAGCCTCCGTGCGCAGGGAAACATGACGATAGCCAGCCTGTAGACCGTCTAGCGGCAGGATACGTTGACCCAGGATCTTTCCGCTTTCCTCATAAACGCCAAATCTCAGCACAGCCAAGTCCGGAAGTACCACTTTGCGGAACACAAAGGGGTCCTCATTGTAAACTGGATTCAAGCCATTATTGGCCACCAAACGCGTGCGAAACTCCTTCTTCACCGTGTCCGAGGGCAATCCAAACATGTCCACCTCCACATAGGTGCCCACTTTCTTGTCGGACAAGAACTGGCCGGCTATTACCTTCACGGAGCACTGGGCGGCAATCACGCCATCCACCGGCGCATCGGCAAATGGATCAAAATCCTTGTCGGCTCGACGCATGAAATCCGGCTTCAGTAGATAGCCACAGCCGCCGTTATACTCGAACTTGCCCTGGTTGAGTTGCATGGGTAGGTCGGAGCTCTGGAAGTTGAGTGAGACCATCTGGCAGCCGGCGTTCCAAAACACCTGCGGCATATAGTTTGAGGAGTCCGCTCTCGTGCCCTTCGGGTAAATTCGCGACATCTGACGCTTGTTGTAATTGACAAAGTCGATAGAGCTCTGCTTCAAGTAGTTCATGCCCGCCGATTCCGCAAACGAGGACATGTTATGGGCAATGTTCTTTTCTGTGGGTATGacaaataaaagaatatatgcaaaatacatacatatgtgtatttAAGCAACATTTAAGTAAATGTTGGTTCTTGAAGTTGCCAACAAACTTTACTGCATATACATAACACTGTGGGTTTCCCCTTCAATTGCAATCTAAAAATGGCACAAGCGTCTCTTACCGATTGCCTTGTCGAAGCCCTGGAACTTGATGGGCTGCGCGTAATTGACCATGGAGGAGAGCCACGGATGCACGTTGGTGGTGGAGCCGCTGTAGTTGGCAGCGGCGGCTTCGGCCTCCGCACCACCGCCTCCCTCGGCGGCTCCTTcggtggcggcggctgctTCCGGGGCGGGAGCGGGGGCGGCAGCTGCCTCCGGGGGCTTGCCTGCACTGGCGTCCTCCTCCGGATCGTCGTCCGTCTTAAGTTCGCCCTTCAGCCAGAGCTCCAGCTCGACCTTTTCCACCTCCGGCTTCATTCGCTTGTTCTTGATGAGGATCTTTTTCTTCAGCTTACAGGGTGGCGGTAGCGGAAGACCCGGGTCCAGCTATATGGATATGCCACCGGGATTAACAATGTGGTAATACCAAGCGGGTGGGACTGTGCCCACTTACCGGGTGATCTGGTAGCGGCTCCTTCAGCAGCAGGTCGCCAAAGAAGTCATCACAGTATTTGGCCAACTTGTATTGCTGGGCGCGGTTGCAGTGGTTTTCGAAGGACAGAATTACCGGGTACTCGGAGGACACGAAGGCGCAGTCCGCAATCGCCTGGATGCAGTCCTGCGAGGAACATTGGAAAACCATATTTAACCCAACGATTGTTTGGAGTGGAAAATGAGACAAGCTAAACTGTTGttttacaaattcaaatacacGGGTTCAATCGAATTTAAAGCCTAGATTAGAGTTGTCGAAAGCTGTTCACTCATGTACTCAATGTGCACTCCCTAAAATGGTTTTCAAACTATTAAGTTaactcaaacaaaattattctCGGAGCTATAATTAGTACAAATTTGTATGTAATTTGTTTACCACCGCAATGTTTCTAAACAATGCAGTCATACTCATATTCCCAAACGGACTGTGCACATTAGATGCACGAACCCGATTTACTTGGACTATTGAGTATGCTGACATTACATGCgaaatgtttaatgtttcaaataaaagcaaattttaCCAATTAAAAACATTCTCATGTAAAATGCGTAAGAattgtgctgctattaaacgACTATAGGGTATTAAGTCTTACCTTAAAGAGAATTTCGGTGCAGTAGGCGTGGCCGTGGGTGACGATTGGCTCCTCGTCCTCACCCTTTCCGTTCCAGCAATCCAACTCCACACATCGACAGCCTGCCAAGAGTGTCTGGCGGTACATTTCCACGGAACTTTTGCCGCCGATCTGACGGCCGGATAGGTAGGTATTATGCGAGCTGTTGATATAGTAATGGGCCAGTGGCTGATCCATTTCCATGTAGAAATCCAGACGGTCCAGGAATACAGGTGCGTTCTCGTCGGACATCAAGTAGCGCTTAAATCCATCCAGCGACATTTGAACTAAATTTGAATTGAAAGTGAATTGTGAATCTTCACAGTAGTATTAAACTGAGAACTGTTaccgtttttctttttttcctcATCCAACTCGTAATCGTTGATGATCTCCGTGCAGCGTTTCTCCTCGTAGAGAGGATACAGGATCTCGTTCATCCGCGGATCACGCTGTTTGTCGTTCATGAACTGGATAAATTGCTCCAAGCTGATAAAGTCCTGCTTGCCCTTGGTGCTGCAAAGCAAGTAAGGCCAAGTGACTATGATTATTCTTTTAGGTCAGGGAATTCTACTTACATGGAGGTGAAGAGCTCCTCAATGTCGTTTCGGGGACACACCTTGTGGTACAAGGCGTAGAACTTGTCGAAGGTGAACTGCTCCTTGGTCATCGTTGCGTTTTTGTCATCGGGCAGACCGGCATCCTTTATGCACGTGTACACCAATTTCTCCGTTTTGCCGGATGCGAAGGTTTTGGCCAGCGTTTTAACCGGAATTTTGCCACTCTTCTCTACACAGTAACTCAATCGCATCCAACTAGTTTTGGGTTTAGGAATTTGTACAAAGTCAGTTATAATTGCGCTCTTTTTTTCGGAAAGAAACTGATGATTTTGGGGTGTTTGGATGATGCAATTAAAACGACAACAGCGAGAacaacattcaaaatatatacaaaccTTGGCTTAAAATAGCTGGAGAAAGTTCAACTTAATTAACATAGCTTTATGATATTTACacatttaaatagttaatATGACCAATGCTTATTTGACATTGCAAACACTAAAGTGGTTAGATTAgcaaaaattttacaattaaattatgaaacAGCAAAGAATGTATATAGTTTATGATAATGCAATGCATTTATTATCGCTTTGAACTCAAGACTTTGTACATGTAATTAAAAATCCCCTTAAAACCGTAAGTTAATAACAATTCGAATTTTCCATAAGCAGCAGGAAATTGCTATCAAATTGGCTTGAAACTACGTCAAAGGTCCATGCCATTGCGAGCCCTATTTCAGTTTCATTTAACGACTGTTTAGTGAACTAAGCTGACCGGTAATCGAATCAAATATTGATTAGCAATCAATTCCAGGCGATCCATTACGCAGATGATTAACGACCGCCTTGAAAACAGAGCTCATAACTAATTGAATCGCTTGCACTTCTGTCCAATTTGCATGGATACAGTGGCCCATGGAGTGCGGCCCATCCTTCGGTTTCGGGTCAAGTAATTACAAAACCGTATGCGCCGAATGACGCGTAAATAATGCAATCAGAAACAAATTGCAAACTAGGACAACTAATTTACAATACAAACGTGCAACTGCTACCGTGCCCACTTATCACGCCCACTTACGCAACCCCGCCTCTCACCTCCCATTTGACCAAGGTGTTGGCTACGTCGGTGGTTAACACGATTGTTCGTTCAATGCACTTTGCAACTTTCTACCATTCCATCCGAAAGACCACAGAGGCATTTGCACACTGAGGGAAAGTACTAGTCAGTTTAGATAAAAAGTTGCCCAAAATGAGTTCGGCTCTTTTTAAaccttttaatatttttaattcacAGGCAATACCATTAAGATATATACATCTATATAGAGGCTTATTCTGAATCGATATTTCTCACTGCCCGCTGGCAGGTATGTGATCCCGGATGCAACACACCCACTCCCCGTAAACACGCCCCTTTAACACGCCCCAAAAACACACTCGACTGGGCAGAGAGTTCACCGCAAGGCAACGCATATCCAATGAACCGCATTTTAGCAGCAACCTTTCATCCTTGGACCCCTTGGaccagccaccagccaccatTCACATCGACCAGCGAGCATTGGCCATTTAGTGCATACGCTGCACTTGTCTTTCGGAAGGGAGACGAGCAAACTTTGGGCAGTTTAACCCAATTTCTGTTGACGAGGCTGGAATTTTCACTGCAGCGCCCATTTGATTAAAGCCCACTTTAGAAATGCAATCGAGACTGCAACTAAAAGCTTTTAAGACACACCAGCGAAGCCTTTCATTCAATTATGTGTATAAACCCTTCGTTTAAGCTGCTACCTAGTGATACATTTTCCATTAAGATTGTTACAAAAAACATCTTTAAAGTGTACTATGTACTATGTTTACCGCCATCCCACATGCGCTGCAACGTTTGCTTGACATCACATCCTAGGTTTCTTTGTGAATAAagattgctttttttttcgctgtttATGCTATGACACCCATAATACccttatttttcaaaatgtgcTCCGCATAAAGTATGAAGCCCTTTGACCAAACTGCGTGCTTGctctacacacacacacacacactgcacTGGAAcaggaaatgcaaataaaatgaatttatgtTGTGCTAAACGTGAAACGCATCCGTGGAACAGGATAATCAACAACTAGGCTATTGGTTGGCATTGGGTAGATTGAATTGGAACTGTCGGAATTACGTAATCCGCAATTGGGAAATTAATAACGAATGAAAAGCGCATGGAATAACAGGTATAGGATAAAGCAGCATCGGGAATTTCAATTAGTAACTTAGATTGTTAACTACTTACCAAATGTTAGTATTTTGACCTCTTTGTAGCCTCTACTCAAGCTCTTCTACTTATGACTATATGACACCAGACGACTGAACAATCGAAAACAGGTTCTCATTCAAATCTTCTCTAATcagtttaattgaaaataaatgcaacTCAAAAGCATACCAAATAGAAAATTTCCGCTTCAGCTTAGTGCGCTTAGTGTCATAGACGCATAATTCACTTAAACAGGTGTTTCATCCTAATTTAGTGTGACCGTACTTACTGCTTCATCAGGTTGACGCGCGGACACACATTCGTGGCGCGATTGTTATGCGTGATGAGACGCAAGTTCTTTTGCCAGCTCTGTTCGAGTGGGACagttgtacatatatatatacatatatatatatatatatatatatatatatatatatatatataaatatatatgttgtgtgtatatatatggatgAAGA contains these protein-coding regions:
- the LOC6524245 gene encoding 1-phosphatidylinositol 4,5-bisphosphate phosphodiesterase isoform X2, translated to MTKKYEFDWIIPVPPELTTGCVFDRWFENEKETKENDFERDALFKVDEYGFFLYWKSEGRDGDVIELCQVSDIRAGGTPKDPKILDKVTKKNGTNIPELDKRSLTICSNTDYINITYHHVICPDAATAKSWQKNLRLITHNNRATNVCPRVNLMKHWMRLSYCVEKSGKIPVKTLAKTFASGKTEKLVYTCIKDAGLPDDKNATMTKEQFTFDKFYALYHKVCPRNDIEELFTSITKGKQDFISLEQFIQFMNDKQRDPRMNEILYPLYEEKRCTEIINDYELDEEKKKNVQMSLDGFKRYLMSDENAPVFLDRLDFYMEMDQPLAHYYINSSHNTYLSGRQIGGKSSVEMYRQTLLAGCRCVELDCWNGKGEDEEPIVTHGHAYCTEILFKDCIQAIADCAFVSSEYPVILSFENHCNRAQQYKLAKYCDDFFGDLLLKEPLPDHPLDPGLPLPPPCKLKKKILIKNKRMKPEVEKVELELWLKGELKTDDDPEEDASAGKPPEAAAAPAPAPEAAAATEGAAEGGGGAEAEAAAANYSGSTTNVHPWLSSMVNYAQPIKFQGFDKAIEKNIAHNMSSFAESAGMNYLKQSSIDFVNYNKRQMSRIYPKGTRADSSNYMPQVFWNAGCQMVSLNFQSSDLPMQLNQGKFEYNGGCGYLLKPDFMRRADKDFDPFADAPVDGVIAAQCSVKVIAGQFLSDKKVGTYVEVDMFGLPSDTVKKEFRTRLVANNGLNPVYNEDPFVFRKVVLPDLAVLRFGVYEESGKILGQRILPLDGLQAGYRHVSLRTEANFPMSLPMLFVNIELKIYVPDGFEDFMAMLSDPRGFAGAAKQQNEQMKALGIEEQSGGAARDAGKAKEEEKKEPPLVFEPVTLESLRQEKGFQKVGKKQIKELDTLRKKHAKERTSVQKTQNAAIDKLIKGKSKDDIRNDANIKNSINDQTKQWTDMIARHRKEEWDMLRQHVQDSQDAMKALMLTVQAAQIKQLEDRHARDIKDLNAKQAKMSADTAKEVQNDKTLKTKNEKDRRLREKRQNNVKRFMEEKKQIGVKQGRAMEKLKLAHSKQVEEFSTDVQKLMDMYKIEEEAYKTQGKTEFYA
- the LOC6524245 gene encoding 1-phosphatidylinositol 4,5-bisphosphate phosphodiesterase isoform X1; translated protein: MTKKYEFDWIIPVPPELTTGCVFDRWFENEKETKENDFERDALFKVDEYGFFLYWKSEGRDGDVIELCQVSDIRAGGTPKDPKILDKVTKKNGTNIPELDKRSLTICSNTDYINITYHHVICPDAATAKIWLDGIRKITHNVKANNICPMMCLRKHWMRLSYCVEKSGKIPVKTLAKTFASGKTEKLVYTCIKDAGLPDDKNATMTKEQFTFDKFYALYHKVCPRNDIEELFTSITKGKQDFISLEQFIQFMNDKQRDPRMNEILYPLYEEKRCTEIINDYELDEEKKKNVQMSLDGFKRYLMSDENAPVFLDRLDFYMEMDQPLAHYYINSSHNTYLSGRQIGGKSSVEMYRQTLLAGCRCVELDCWNGKGEDEEPIVTHGHAYCTEILFKDCIQAIADCAFVSSEYPVILSFENHCNRAQQYKLAKYCDDFFGDLLLKEPLPDHPLDPGLPLPPPCKLKKKILIKNKRMKPEVEKVELELWLKGELKTDDDPEEDASAGKPPEAAAAPAPAPEAAAATEGAAEGGGGAEAEAAAANYSGSTTNVHPWLSSMVNYAQPIKFQGFDKAIEKNIAHNMSSFAESAGMNYLKQSSIDFVNYNKRQMSRIYPKGTRADSSNYMPQVFWNAGCQMVSLNFQSSDLPMQLNQGKFEYNGGCGYLLKPDFMRRADKDFDPFADAPVDGVIAAQCSVKVIAGQFLSDKKVGTYVEVDMFGLPSDTVKKEFRTRLVANNGLNPVYNEDPFVFRKVVLPDLAVLRFGVYEESGKILGQRILPLDGLQAGYRHVSLRTEANFPMSLPMLFVNIELKIYVPDGFEDFMAMLSDPRGFAGAAKQQNEQMKALGIEEQSGGAARDAGKAKEEEKKEPPLVFEPVTLESLRQEKGFQKVGKKQIKELDTLRKKHAKERTSVQKTQNAAIDKLIKGKSKDDIRNDANIKNSINDQTKQWTDMIARHRKEEWDMLRQHVQDSQDAMKALMLTVQAAQIKQLEDRHARDIKDLNAKQAKMSADTAKEVQNDKTLKTKNEKDRRLREKRQNNVKRFMEEKKQIGVKQGRAMEKLKLAHSKQVEEFSTDVQKLMDMYKIEEEAYKTQGKTEFYA